In Callithrix jacchus isolate 240 chromosome 18, calJac240_pri, whole genome shotgun sequence, one DNA window encodes the following:
- the ADAM15 gene encoding disintegrin and metalloproteinase domain-containing protein 15 isoform X9: protein MRLALLWALGLLGAGSPWPSWPLPNIVPACNAEVPQVAPRSSRQGQRSPQVGPWSPRSFRMTSQIASKRCFRELVPGRPALVWYQPNGTRVVSEGHTLENCCYQGRVQGYTGSWVSVCTCSGLRGLVVLSPERSYILEQGPGDLPGPPIISRIQDLHLPGHTCTLSWRESVHTQTPPELPLGQRHGHRWRRDVVTETKTVELVIVADHSEVQIYRDLQRLLNRTLEVALLLDTFFRPLNVRVALVALEAWTQHDLVEISSNPAVTLENFLNWRRADLLPRLPHDSAQLVTGTSFSGPMVGMAIQNSICSPDFSGGVNMDHSTSTLGVASSIAHELGHSLGLNHDSPGNSCPCPGPAPAKTCIMEASTDFLPGLNFSNCSRQALEKALLDGMGSCLFERLPSLPSMAAFCGNMFVESGEQCDCGFPDDCTDPCCDSSTCKLRPGAQCASDGPCCQNCQLHPSGWQCRPTRGECDLPEFCLGNSSQCPPDVSLGDGEPCAGGQAVCMHGRCASYAQQCQSLWGPGAQPAAPLCLQTANTRGNAFGSCGRNPSGSYESCSPRDAICGQLQCQTDRTQPLLGSVHALIWEMIDVNGTGLNCSWVHLDLGNDVAQPLLTLPGTACGPGLVSILGGQDQV, encoded by the exons ATGCGGCTGGCGCTGCTCTGGGCCCTGGGGCTCCTGGGCGCGGGCAGCCCTTGGCCTTCCTGGCCTCTCCCAAATATAG TCCCAGCATGCAATGCAGAAGTCCCTCAG GTGGCACCAAGGAGCAGCAGGCAAGGTCAGAGAAGTCCCCAAGTGGGCCCTTGGAGCCCCAGGTCCTTCAGGATGACCTCCCAAATAGCCTCGAAGAGGTGCTTCAG GGAGTTGGTCCCAGGCCGCCCAGCCCTGGTGTGGTACCAGCCCAATGGCACTCGAGTGGTCAGTGAGGGACACACTCTG GAGAACTGCTGCTACCAGGGAAGAGTGCAGGGATACACAGGCTCCTGGGTGTCCGTCTGTACCTGCTCTGGGCTCAG aGGCTTGGTGGTCCTGTCCCCAGAGAGAAGCTATATCCTGGAGCAGGGGCCTGGGGACCTTCCAGGTCCTCCCATTATTTCCCGAATCCAagatctccacctcccaggccacACCTGTACCCTGAGCTGGAGGGAATCTGTGCACACTCAGACTCCACCAGAGCTCCCCCTGGGACAGCGTCATGGTCACCGG TGGAGGCGGGATGTGGTGACAGAGACCAAGACTGTGGAGCTGGTGATTGTGGCTGATCACTCAGAG GTCCAGATATACAGGGACCTCCAGCGCCTGCTGAACCGCACACTGGAAGTGGCCCTCTTGCTGGACACA TTCTTCCGGCCCCTGAATGTACGAGTGGCACTAGTGGCCCTGGAGGCCTGGACCCAGCATGACCTGGTGGAGATCAGCTCAAACCCAGCTGTCACCCTTGAAAACTTCCTCAACTGGCGCAGAGCAGATTTGCTGCCTCGACTGCCCCACGACAGTGCCCAGCTGGTGAC TGGTACTTCATTCTCTGGGCCTATGGTGGGCATGGCCATTCAGAACTCCATCTGTTCTCCCGACTTCTCAGGAGGTGTGAACATG GACCACTCCACCAGCACCCTGGGAGTTGCCTCCTCCATAGCCCATGAGTTGGGCCACAGCCTGGGCCTGAACCATGACTCTCCTGGGAATAGCTGTCCCTGTCCAGGTCCAGCCCCAGCCAAGACCTGCATCATGGAGGCCTCCACAGA cttcctgccAGGCCTGAACTTCAGCAACTGCAGCCGACAGGCCCTGGAGAAAGCCCTTCTGGATGGAATGGGCAGCTGCCTCTTCGAACGGCTGCCCAGCCTGCCCTCTATGGCTGCTTTCTGTGGAAATATGTTTGTGGAGTCGGGCGAACAGTGTGACTGTGGCTTCCCGGAT GACTGCACTGATCCCTGCTGTGATTCCTCAACCTGCAAGCTGAGGCCAGGGGCACAGTGTGCATCCGATGGACCCTGTTGTCAAAATTGCCAG CTGCACCCATCTGGCTGGCAGTGTCGTCCTACCAGAGGGGAATGTGACTTGCCTGAATTCTGCCTAGGAAACAGCTCCCAGTGTCCCCCTGATGTCAGCCTAGGGGATGGCGAGCCCTGCGCTGGTGGGCAAGCTGTGTGCATGCATGGGCGCTGTGCCTCCTATGCCCAGCAGTGCCAGTCACTTTGGGGACCTGGGGCCCAGCCTGCTGCACCGCTTTGCCTCCAGACAGCCAACACTCGGGGAAATGCTTTTGGGAGCTGTGGGCGCAACCCCAGCGGCAGCTACGAGTCCTGCAGCCCTAG aGATGCCATTTGTGGGCAGCTCCAGTGCCAGACAGATAGGACCCAGCCTCTGCTGGGCTCCGTCCACGCTCTGATCTGGGAGATGATAGATGTGAATGGGACTGGGCTGAACTGCAGCTGGGTGCACCTGGACCTGGGCAACGATGTGGCCCAACCCCTCCTGACTCTGCCAGGCACAGCTTGTGGCCCTGGCCTGGTGAGCATCCTGGGTGGGCAAGACCAGGTGTGA